A region from the Maledivibacter sp. genome encodes:
- a CDS encoding DUF6075 family protein → MLFKNEEHQQRFMHLVAEDGMHPKDVERQVLFYILSGNHDLYQKRHSIYDFSEHMISSECLTASEVDFSTSSKALIRLGFNLYNGYTDMGISPLDIYYSLDEANYILAQESMNIRFGMTNTYQQEQITEKHDEEEWDMEM, encoded by the coding sequence ATGTTATTCAAAAATGAGGAACACCAACAAAGATTTATGCATCTAGTAGCAGAGGATGGTATGCATCCAAAAGATGTAGAACGACAAGTCCTATTCTACATCCTATCAGGTAATCATGACCTATATCAAAAACGTCACTCCATTTATGACTTCAGCGAGCATATGATTAGCTCTGAATGTCTAACTGCCAGTGAAGTAGATTTTAGTACCAGTTCAAAAGCATTAATAAGACTAGGGTTTAACCTCTACAACGGCTATACAGATATGGGGATATCACCATTAGACATCTATTATAGCCTAGATGAAGCTAATTATATCCTAGCCCAAGAAAGCATGAACATAAGATTCGGTATGACCAATACCTATCAACAGGAACAAATAACTGAAAAACATGACGAAGAAGAATGGGATATGGAAATGTAA
- a CDS encoding sigma-70 family RNA polymerase sigma factor, which translates to MNVNITYEKRDISVPKKVAEFLEADRRRIEAQGRSDRRHLSKGELEPMLDRYVTGNYNTEETALKNLTLENLRSAIATLDTDEKRLISYKYYEEYTHREIGDIFEVSKMAITKRLKKLHTKLRDSMIA; encoded by the coding sequence ATGAACGTAAACATAACTTACGAAAAGAGAGATATTTCAGTGCCAAAGAAGGTCGCAGAATTTCTTGAGGCAGATAGGCGGAGAATAGAAGCACAGGGACGTTCTGATCGTAGGCATCTTAGTAAAGGTGAACTTGAACCGATGTTAGACAGATATGTAACTGGTAACTATAATACCGAAGAAACTGCTTTAAAGAACCTGACCTTAGAAAATCTGCGAAGTGCTATTGCTACACTTGATACCGATGAAAAAAGACTTATATCGTATAAGTACTATGAAGAATATACCCATCGAGAAATAGGGGATATCTTTGAAGTATCAAAAATGGCAATTACAAAAAGGCTGAAAAAACTCCACACTAAACTAAGGGACTCTATGATAGCATAG
- a CDS encoding nucleotidyl transferase AbiEii/AbiGii toxin family protein — translation MVRSKSVLQKLKNKSRKSGISFQLLLQLFCQEEFLRRVSYSRYKESLILKGGLFLFTLTNFESRPTMDIDFLLRNHSNDEQKMLIMIQNIIGCDTENDFVNYEIKGLQPITEHKKYHGQRVKMIGVIDKTKTPFDIDFGIGDIVIPRPEVRQLNVQLEGFSKPEIFTYSLESTIAEKWDAIIDRMQFNSRMKDFYDIYYLANHYDYDGRKLQEAIYETLNNRGRIYERDTIDKVKALSKDKEILSRWNAFTRNTLDKELDFELVLDELILFIKEPFNAILNEEELLKGWESGISKWE, via the coding sequence AAGAAAGTCAGGAATATCATTTCAATTGTTGTTGCAGCTATTTTGTCAGGAAGAATTTCTTAGACGTGTAAGCTATTCAAGATATAAAGAAAGCCTTATTCTAAAAGGGGGACTATTTTTGTTTACGCTTACCAATTTTGAGAGCAGACCTACTATGGACATAGATTTTTTACTTAGAAACCATTCAAATGACGAACAGAAAATGTTAATTATGATACAGAATATAATTGGTTGTGATACAGAAAATGATTTTGTTAATTACGAAATAAAAGGCTTACAACCTATAACCGAGCATAAGAAATATCATGGACAAAGAGTTAAAATGATAGGCGTAATAGATAAGACAAAGACTCCTTTTGATATAGATTTTGGTATTGGAGATATAGTTATTCCTAGACCAGAAGTAAGACAGTTAAATGTTCAACTAGAAGGGTTTTCAAAACCTGAGATATTTACATATTCTCTTGAATCAACAATTGCAGAGAAATGGGATGCAATAATAGATAGAATGCAGTTTAATAGTAGAATGAAAGATTTTTATGATATTTATTACTTGGCTAATCATTATGATTATGATGGTAGGAAGCTACAGGAGGCTATTTATGAAACCCTTAATAATCGCGGAAGAATATATGAAAGAGATACAATTGATAAGGTGAAAGCATTAAGTAAAGATAAAGAAATTCTATCAAGGTGGAATGCCTTTACAAGGAATACATTAGATAAAGAATTAGATTTTGAATTAGTTCTTGATGAATTAATATTATTTATTAAAGAGCCGTTTAACGCAATTCTCAATGAAGAGGAACTTTTAAAAGGCTGGGAAAGTGGAATTAGTAAGTGGGAGTAA